The following coding sequences lie in one Spinacia oleracea cultivar Varoflay chromosome 1, BTI_SOV_V1, whole genome shotgun sequence genomic window:
- the LOC110781522 gene encoding uncharacterized protein codes for MKLVVWNVRGASKNDFIPYAWDIISNHKPSIFIILETKNNEDRANMVAKSLGFDKFIVVPAEGRRGGIWMFYNPNIVSLITHTEKTPSYFHALFKLNPNQPEVLITGIYAPSTSSKRHELWRELRNSLPPPSTPWLVLGDLNEVTNQTEKSGGRAFSGSQCADLHLLADAASLVDLGYHGNPYTWTNAHEGMDLIRERLDRALANPPWLNTFPNTQVLHLPKAYSDHCPVLVSVFNDKLPGPFPFRCKEI; via the coding sequence ATGAAACTTGTTGTTTGGAATGTTCGTGGAGCTAGCAAAAATGACTTCATCCCTTATGCTTGGGATATTATTAGCAATCATAAGCCATCCATCTTCATTATTTTAGAAACGAAAAACAATGAGGATAGAGCAAATATGGTAGCTAAGTCTTTGGGCTTTGACAAATTCATTGTTGTTCCTGCTGAGGGTCGTAGGGGGGGAATTTGGATGTTCTATAATCCAAATATAGTTTCTCTTATTACTCACACTGAAAAAACTCCAAGCTACTTTCATGCACTCTTTAAACTAAATCCCAATCAGCCTGAAGTTTTGATCACTGGAATCTATGCTCCGAGTACTAGTAGTAAGAGGCATGAGCTTTGGAGGGAGCTCCGTAACTCTCTTCCTCCACCTTCTACTCCCTGGTTAGTCCTTGGTGATCTTAATGAGGTGACTAATCAAACCGAGAAATCTGGAGGAAGAGCCTTTTCTGGGAGTCAATGTGCGGACCTTCATCTTCTAGCTGATGCAGCTTCCCTGGTGGATTTAGGTTATCATGGCAACCCCTATACTTGGACGAATGCTCATGAAGGTATGGATCTAATTCGTGAACGTTTGGATAGAGCACTGGCAAATCCTCCATGGCTAAACACTTTTCCAAACACTCAGGTACTACATTTACCAAAAGCTTACTCTGATCATTGCCCTGTCCTTGTTTCtgtttttaatgataaattgcCTGGCCCATTCCCTTTTCGTTGTAAAGAAATCTAG
- the LOC110776126 gene encoding probable ADP-ribosylation factor GTPase-activating protein AGD11, which produces MVSFCCKVRPDMNTQQENVDTKTHVRGTSLYELLQAERLQSEQEQAEKLQPEQEWAEKLQSEQEQAETLQSEQEKAERLHSEPDQAKRLQLEKEQAHKKSGKQHHRKTSAEKPCKSSKSKSEKHGPQKKLEQLLSHCGNRHCADCGNPEPKWVSMGVGVFICIKCSGIHRSLGVHITKVLSVKLDDWTEDQVDALEEMGGNIVANKKYEACIPGNVIKPRPDSAIEERSDFIRRKYELQQFLDSDECIMCPYPRPTCSSTYRSASTYRSESTKNLMLTLDKKHIEKQVSSLRIPGIGNALRSGRHNWKKKDEHKHSKDCDLMASQPGMIEFVGLIKVNVVKGTNLAIRDMVSSDPYVILCLGQQSVKTRVIKNNLNPVWNEKLMLSIPESVPPLKLVVYDKDTFTTDDFMGQAEIDIQPLVSAARDIEQARHNESTLLGTWVASSENTLLKDSIISLIDGAVKQQMSIKLQNVERGVLDLELECVPLTQ; this is translated from the exons ATGGTTTCATTTTGTTGTAAAGTAAGGCCAGATATGAACACCCAACAAGAAAATGTAGATACAAAAACTCATGTTCGag GTACCTCTCTCTACGAACTATTAcaggcagaaagattacaaTCAGAACAAGAACAGGCAGAAAAACTACAGCCAGAACAAGAATGGGCAGAAAAACTACAATCAGAACAAGAACAGGCAGAAACACTACAATCAGAACAAGAAAAGGCAGAAAGACTACATTCAGAACCAGATCAGGCAAAAAGACTACAATTAGAAAAAGAACAGGCACACAAGAAATCCGGAAAACAACACCATAGGAAAACATCAGCAGAAAAACCTTGTAAAAGCAGCAAATCAAAATCAGAAAAGCATG GCCCACAAAAGAAGTTAGAGCAACTGCTATCTCACTGTGGCAATAGACACTGCGCAGACTGTGGCAATCCAGAACCGAAATGGGT GTCTATGGGTGTTGGGGTATTCATATGTATCAAGTGCTCTGGTATTCACAGAAGCCTTGGAGTACATATAACAAAG GTTTTATCAGTGAAGCTGGATGATTGGACGGAGGACCAAGTAGATGCCCTGGAAGAAATGGGAGGAAATATAGTAGCCAACAAAAAGTATGAAGCCTGCATTCCTGGAAACGTAATTAAACCAAGACCAGATTCCGCTATAGAGGAGCGCTCTGACTTTATCAG GAGGAAGTATGAGCTACAACAGTTTTTGGACTCAGATGAGTGCATAATGTGTCCATATCCACGCCCTACATGTTCATCAACCTATCGAAGTGCATCAACCTATCGAAGTGAATCAACCAAGAATCTAATGCTAACACTTGATAAGAAACACATAGAGAAACAAGTAAGCAGCCTTCGTATTCCTGGAATTGGGAATGCGCTTCGTAGTGGCCGACATAACTGGAAAAAGAAAGACGAGCATAAACATTCCAAAGACTGTGATTTGATG GCATCACAGCCAGGTATGATTGAGTTTGTCGGACTGATAAAAGTAAATGTGGTAAAAGGCACGAACCTTGCTATCCGAGATATGGTGTCTAGTGACCCATATGTGATCCTGTGTCTGGGACAACAA TCGGTGAAGACTCGTGTTATAAAAAACAACTTGAATCCAGTGTGGAATGAAAAGTTGATGCTTTCGATTCCAGAAAGTGTGCCTCCCTTAAAATTG GTTGTGTATGACAAGGACACCTTCACAACAGACGATTTTATGGGGCAAGCTGAAATTGATATCCAACCTTTGGTCTCTGCTGCAAGAGATATAGAGCAGGCAAGACATAATGAGTCAACCCTACTTGGGACGTGGGTAGCGAGCAGCGAGAATACACTTCTAAAAGACAGCATTATATCCCTTATAGATGGGGCAGTCAAGCAGCAAATGTCTATCAAACTGCAGAATGTAGAAAGAGGAGTCCTAGACCTCGAGCTCGAATGCGTCCCGCTCACACAATAG